Below is a window of Vicugna pacos chromosome 20, VicPac4, whole genome shotgun sequence DNA.
CATCTGTGTTCTCTACTCAGCCTGAAAATACAGGGACTGAGAAGTGAACACTTTGTTTCTTTGTGTAACACCTCCCGTTAGAAGGCTCCTGATGAGACTGAAGAGGTTAAGAACACTGTGTTTTGTGGGGATTATCATATACTCCTGTTCAGTGAACTGGGGGATCGAGGATGCTCTTGGACATGCCCACTGTGAAGGGCAAGGTTCTGTATGATGCTGTTGTGTTGGCAAAGTAGGGAGGAGTTGGAAGAAGGAGAGTGAAGAAAGGATTTCTCTGTGGgaaaacaaaatatctgaaaagtggACTATCACATGGTTCCCTGGCAGGAGTAACTCCATCATGTGCTAAAGACAAAATCAGGTGAATCTCTTTCCCTCATTGGAGAAATGGCTCTCTGGAGGTGCTAACGTCTCCGGCCGATGCTGCTTCCTTCTTTGCTCCCCCATGAGGCTGTTCCCTGACACCTTTTTGAGTACCACCTGTGACTATGATTATTACTGCTAATATGTTCAGGGTGATTCAAAGTGGAGGAAATCCCCGTACTTGTGAGATGTGCACAGTGGAGGGCACATACCAAGGCGTTTCACCAGGAATATCTGAAAACCAAACATGCATTTTCTAAGGCCCTAACTGAGGAAGTGGGTCTCTGTCCTCCGGCAAGTGATAGAGACAGAATCACCATCTATGGAAAATATAATCACCTTTGTTTGGGTTTGAGAGTTATGTTGAATACAGAAAGAATTTCCTGATTGTATAAAACTGGGCTGTTTCAAAAACATCTTCCCATGGAATGGAATATTTAGGCTGAGGAACTCCTCATGAAGCTTGCCACTTTACACACCCCAGGTTATCTGTTTGCATCTCAAGGTCACAACCACCAACAAAAGGGAGGGGAAGAACATTTTCCCTGGAGGTGATTTCTCCccttatattaaatattctatttaaatTAGAGTCAAGCTATTATCCAACAGGTGAGACAAAGTGCCTGCTACAATAAGATGAAAAAGGCAGAGTTTGTGGCATGAGAGAGTTCATGAATAAATCTTTGTTTGCAGTACTAGAGATGGAAACAAAATGTCATTATGTCCTTTCCCCTTATTTTCCTGTCTGGATCTGCATACAAATACTGCTCATATACTAAAATATAAAGAATCAGACTGGGGTACATATAAAGTGTGTGCAAACTCCAGTTTGAATGGGAAGAAGACTTTGGGCCACTGTTTGCTCCCCAAAACGCTGAACTCCTGGCGCTCCCTCTGAGCACCGTCACTGGACTCTCAGCCTCTATTTGTGCCTCCGTGGGCTCTGGGCCTCAGGGCTGTGTCTTTCCTCAGGTCTGGGGTCCGCCCCTTACATCCACATGGAGGAATCTGTGGAGAATGGAGTCCAGCTTGTGTGCACTGCAAAAGGCTGGTTCCCAGAACCTCAGGTTTCTTGGCAAGACATCACGGGAGAAAAGTTGCTGACTGTCTCTGAGCATCACGTCCAAGATGAAGACGGCTTGTACTATGTGGAAAGCACTCTCGTGGTCAGGAATCCCCTTCCAGAGGCCGTGTCCTGCTTCATCCACAACCCCACGCTCACTGAGGAGAAGGGGTCACATATCTCCATCCCAGGTCAGTGCTCTGCCTCCCGGACCAAGGTGCTCAGATTAGCAGGAAAGGTCACAGGGACAGTTCCATAGCACccagtattttttaatcaagaaaaaaatctaacatttagtaatatacattaaaaactatAGAACTATTTATGGCTAGAAATATACACACTATATATCCTGATTAATTTTCaagtccttctttttcttttttattaatttactttaCTCACAAGTATGTGTTACATTGTAAAGAAAATAACTACATTCTTTCAACCAAAATGTTTTCCTATGCTGAATTTGTGTCAGTTACTTCTTGGAACCTATCATCTGAAGCTAATCAGAGATGGAGACAGCTGTTTACATAGTAGCATCGTAATCACAGCCTCATTTATAAACAGCAACACAAACTACTGCCAGAAACCCAACACAACAGTGGAGCGTTAAGTGTATTATGTTACTATACATTATAGCATTGAGGAAAAAtggtattttcaaataaatttaatggttgaaaaaaattgtCATGACGGACTCCTCAATGATAAAGATTATATCTGTctattcatctatctatctataaataGAGATTTCCAATCATGTAAAGTTTATTGGCTGTAAATAAATTTAGAACTGTGCTAAGAGTTTTGGGACATACTCTATATTTAGATATAAGGATGCAAGTACACAGTTACTCATATAAATGGATACagggaaaaaagttaaaataaatattgtatgTTAATGTCAAAAGGAgccaactatatatatatataaattataaaacatatacatatatttatatgttttatcTCTCAGTGTGTAATTATGGGTGATAATTGTCTATGtccatatattttatacatttgatgcatttataaacataatattattttaataaaatagttaaatacTAGTATGTTAAATACAGGCAGAAACAAACAGAATCAGAGGGCGGTTGAAATGTGTGTAGGTGGTTGACCCAAGAGCATTTTTGTtgcacagagaaaaggaaaagcagctGGACCACTAGGAGATtggtgggaaaaaaattattatttttctgcatttagttTCTTTCTTATGAATCAAGCATATCAATAAAATGGAGgacttgattttattattttttgaaacattttctctcctttcccttagaccaaaatgtttaatatgttattctcattatttttccagaGAAACTGCAGGCGGAGCTCGGTACGTAGATGTGGTTGCAAGCACGAGTCTAGATGAGCCTCTGCCCTCCCCGGAGGGAGGTGGTGCTCCCTGGACAAACCATGTGCAGCCACGGCGACTGCTCGTGATCCAGATGAGAAAGCAAGGCAGGACCTGCCCAGTCTCACGTTCAGTTAGTACTGGAGGGACCCACAAAGCAAGCGCAGTCTCCCGCAGGCACCTTTGCCCTCCATGACCTACCACTTTCAGTGTCCGTGGGGACCCCAGTGAGCCTCGGAGAGATGCCCAAGATGGCTGCAGACGCCAGCTCCGTCCTACTGGGCGGGAGGAAAGGGAGCTGCGTCTGGTGTGTGTAGAGGGTGGCACAGATCGGCCGGCCAAGCTCTGGGAGCCCTAGTGTGAGTTTCTGGTGTAAGTGCAGAGGCATCATGAGAACCGGTGGTCCTCCCCCGCTCCTGCCGCCTCTGGCCCTGCTGCAGTTTCTGCCCCTGCTGCTCACCCCGTGGGCCCAACCTCATCACTGTCAGGAGGGGCTGTTACTTTCCTGGATGCAGCCTGTGAGGTGatcattttctggtttttttttttttttttactttatagtCGGATGCAGGTATTATTTTATTGGACCTCAGATAAGTGGTTTAAACAATAACCAACTGATTTTTGAGCCACTTTTGGTTTCTCTTTATTGCTTTAtcatcttcctccttttcttcctttcggTGTCCTCTTCTCCCAGCCCATGATGGCCAGCCTGCTCCCTGCCCGTTCACTTTCTCCTTCCAATACCCTACTCTCCCTCAAAACACCGGTTACAGGAAaatgtgtgtaggtgtgtgtgtatgtgtgcttgtTGCGCATTAGGTGAGTTTAAGCCCACTTTTCAGCCCATGTAGGAGTTTTAGAGGAAAATTAGGGTGGCAAACACACCCCAATCTCTGCCAGAGTCTGTTGTGACACTTCTGACCCCTTTGGGCCATAAAGATAAAGGGGAAGGACTTGGGACGGTCAAAGGTAACGCCACAGTTGGAGGAGAGCTGCACACCTGTGAGCCTGACCTTCCAAGTCAGACGCCCTCCTGCCTGGGGTGGCATCTGCTTGTGACAGGACGGAAACCTTGACTGGTTAGTTATGGCTCAGAGAGCCAAGCCTGTGACTGGGGCAGGTCGAGCCACGTCTCTGTCCCTTAGGAAGATTTTCGGTGAAGAGTCATTTCTTGGAGTTATCTGAACCAAATCGCCGTGTCCATTGGAAACCCAGCACACAAAATACAGCCTGATGTCCTAGTGTTGTGCACACCTTCTGGGACCACAGTTAAACAAGATGAAAAGTTGGAGCTTCCCTTGGCTCCCGGTCGGGAGGAGGGCTGGGCCCTCAGGAGCTTCAAGGGTGTGCTGTTAATGGAGAGAACCAGGAGAGTCGCAGCCGCCTCTGGTTGTTAGGGCTTGTGCCTAAGCGCTCAGAGGCAAGCTGAGCTTTCTGTAGAAGTCCTGAGGCTGAATTTCTACTTCCCACCCTGTCAAATAAtgttactgattttaaaaattatgactaATTTTTTGAAAGGTTAATTATATGCTCGGCACTATGCCAAGTCCTCTTCAggagttattttcttttcttacaataattttaaagatgaatagatttgtcctcattttacaggtgggaaacaATCTTAGAGACATTATGTGGTTTGCTGAAAACCACGAAGAAATTGTGATATTTGCCTTCTAATCTCTGTCTAGCTGACTTAAGAGTATGTGCTTTTAATCACTTATCGGTGATTTTAGTAAGTCATTGGTCTCTATTTTTTGTCACTTTAATATAAACATATTGAACTTAATCCCTAATGTAGTGTCAGGTTCTAAGTAAGAGtcatgatatgatatgatatgatatgatatgatatgatatgatatgatatgacatGACATGGTTTACTGTATTTGAGGAATGAGATAGCCCACTTATTGAATAAGCTGGTTGAGACAGGATTAAATGATATGATGATGAGATTATCAGCCCCCCCCGGGATGCCCCTGGGTTCTAAACAACCCAAAATGTTCTTGCTGATGACACTCTTGGCTCCATTTTGAATCTTTCATTGTGTTTTTTCAGCTTCCTTAAAGGTGATTGGACCTTCCCAGCCCATCCTGGTCAGAGTGGGAGAAGACATACGATTAACCTGTTCCCTGTCCCCTAAGACTAATGCACAGAGCATGGAGGTGAGGTGGGTCCGATCCTGCTGTTTATGTCTACATGGATGGGGACCATGTGGCTGGAGAGCAGATGGCCGAGTACAGAGGCAGGACTGTATTGGTGAGCGATACCATCAATGAGGGGAGGCTGACCCTGCAGATAAACAATGCCAGAATTTCAGATGATGGACAGTACCAGTGCCTTTTTGAAAAAGATGGTGTCTACCAGGAAGCCAATCTGGATCTGAAGATCGTAGGTAAGGACTCTAGATAGATGTTTTGAATTCAACATCTGTTTCTACTGCTTTAACTTCCTAGTTCATGGAAATTGTCTCTAGCACTAAAATTTTCTTAATGTCCATTCACTCATCAAATTTATATTAAACGCTCCAATGTGCAAGAGATGTCATCAAGTCCAGAAACACAAGTGGACCAGATTTAATTCTGTGTGTGTAGAATTTGTATCGTCTCTAGATCTCCATAAAGTGGCTGTACATCTAGTGAAGTCTGGGAATTTTACTCCATAACTACACAGGACTCATTATTTCAGTGTGTTGTTAGAATTCTGGGAAATGTATAGTTATTAGAAATTATGATGATGAAGACTAAACCAGATCCACTGTAGAagcaaaaatcataaatattgacaGTATTGGCAGGGATGGAAGAGGAAAGGCAAAGTTACTCCCCACATCATGATGTCCCACTGCTTCTATTTATGAGTGAAAATTGGTTTTCCAATGTTAGCAAATTCCATTGTGTTCATAGCCAAAATCAGGGATAATCTACTTGTTTCTTCCACTTATGGTGTAtccaaattaataaatatatttaaaaattatctatggGAGTGCATGTTGAAAAGTTAAATGAAAGCTATCAttcgaatttgacacaacattgtaaaatgattataaatcaataaaaaatgttaaaaaaaagaaagctatcaTTTTTGCCATTGGACACATATATGTATAGGATTTTGATCTTTGAGAGTATTCTCttattcactttcattttttttcttggccATATGACTCATGCCCTGGTCAAAGTTATTCTGTTTCAggtatagaagaaaaaaaaatggatttgaaATGTATTGGATCCCTTAACCTGTCCTAGGATGATTTTaggaatacataaaataaaaataaaaatattatatatgtaaacaaaaggaaacaagtaAAGACTCCTGCTAGCATCATCCCTAAGTGGAGTGTAATTTCCCAATAAACTTTGGTCTCTTCCCCAAGCTTCTGATTCCCCCTCTTTCCTCTCGGTGAAGTCACTGGCTATATAACCACTTTCAGAGACTCTAAGTTGCCTTCCTTGGTTTCTATTCCTCAGGTCTTGGTTCTTCCCCTCTGATCTCCGTGGAGGAATGGAAGGATGGAGAAATAAAGCTACTGTGCACTTCAGAAGGGTGGTTCCCACAGCCCCATGTACAGTGGAGGGACGTGGAAGGAAAGGCCATACCATCGTTTTCCCAGGACCTGACTCAAGGCAGCCACGGGCTATTCCGCGTGGAGGCGTTTCTACTGATCACAAACAGCTCCACTGTGAACGTGACCTGCTCCATCAGCAACCCCCTTCTCGGTGAGGAGAAAGTGACAGCTTTCTCTCTTTCAGGTTAGTGACTCCATGCGTTCCTCTCAGATTTGGGAGATAAATACGCACACCGACCCAGACTTACTCATCATAtcgcttttctatttttccttttttctttctgatgaaACCTCTTGATGGCTCTTGCAAAGCTGGTCTTCTGGACACCTAGAGATTCTACTCTTTTGAGTCTCTTCTAGAAATCCCCAGCTAAAGCTCTAAGGTTACATTGTTACATTGTTACATACCAAATTCCAAGAACTGACTCTCTTGTCACTATATCTAcaaattcttttcttctgttgtgaAAACGGTatcacttttttcccctcatgaTGGGTTTTCTTCTGGATTAGAAACTAATTTTCCTCAACATTATCTTCATGGCCTTGGACTTGGTGATTTTATCTTTTTGTCACCCTTGTTGTtccagtgatggtgatgatataattggaaaagagaagggaagtgtgtgcgtgtgtgtgtgtgtgtgtgtgtgtgagggggtggTTTCTGAGAGGAGCAAACAGTAAAATCAGCATAAACCTCTGGTCTCTCCTCAGCGTCTGCAGAGCAAGGAGGAGAAGACCAAATTCCTTCTTGACAGGACCAATTCTAACCCTCCTCCTCAGCCCAGGAGCTGCTCAGATGAAAAGGAAGATCTTGACATTTTCCCAATTTCATGATTTAATGTGATTCTGGGGTTTCCGTTTCAGAGTTCAGGATGACTTTTCCACGGATGATACCAATTATTTGGGGATTGCTTCTTATTGGAGCTGTGGGCTTGATCTGGAGGTGCTGCTGTAGACGAGGTAAGTCAGGCAAACAGAAACAGTGTGAAGCACGCTTTGTGGTGGGAACCTTACTGTACACTTTCCCTGGCCTCTCTTTTCAGCAGGCACACACAGAGGCATTCAGTGGATATTCAGTGATCAGTAAAACACGAGAGTCCATGGCTTACACACGTGTAATTGAGGATCAGTGCTGAACGAGATCAGAGTTTACAGTTATAATAGAAGCAAAAGGATTAAAAGACAATCAtttcaccctcccacccctgtcCACATTCCCAAGTGATCCAGTTAaggtagaagaagaaaaaatgtggcATAGCCAGCCTTGCTTTCAAGGCTGAGAGCTGAGACTTAACTGGGATGCTATTGGCATGAACATTTCACTAAAATCATTACAAATATGATGCTTATTGGTTATTTCTGCCCAGGAAAGACTTTCCAGGGATTGATAGGTTGTTTGGTGTGCCCTAGAAATTTCTTCCACTTTGAATTTCTTAAGTTACTATAACTTTTGTTTGCCCATTTGGATGTTAATATcatgaaattaatatttttaagatgctCCCATACTGATTCTTATCAGaatgaattttctttctctgcagtGAATGAGACATTGGACCCAAATACAGCTCACCAGAAGCAATCCTTTCTGAGGAAAACGAGCATGTGGCCCAAGGTCAATCAAGCAGCCAGAGATCTGTAGAGACTTCACAACCTCCTCAATGCTCTGGGCCAGGAGGGGCTCATGTCAGGCAGATGGGTCTGAGAGGTGGAGTTTAGGGACAGGGAAGCACTGGTCCTGAGTGTTGCCAAGGACAATGTCATGGAGTCATCTCTATGCCATCTGAGAATGGGTTTGAGCAATGGGTTATTATGGAAATGAGTACTGGGCCAtcacctctcctctcctcctcctctccctgcacaTGTTCCCAGGACAGATTAGAATCACCCTTGACTACGCCCTCTGGACACTTCTCCTTTTATAACATGAACAGCAAGTGCCCTGTGTATACCTtcccctcagtttccttctctgaaatTCTGCATTCCCCACTTCATTCTTTGGTTCCCTAATGTATGTTCTCTTGACATCTTTCCTGCACCCAAGGGAGCCTCTGCAACTCCTCCAAGGAAAATAATAACCTAGGATTCTGGAAACCGGGATTATATTCTGAATCCCAGCCTTTCTCTCCTTTCACCAGCCACTTGAAGGGAACTCACACCATCACCCAAGTACCAAATCAAGAGGCTTTAACCACACTCTGGCCTCAAATCTGACCAGGAGACTGATTCTTTCAGTGACCTATTGTATCCAAGCTCTCTGATATCCTGCCCACTGATCACAATCTGATATCTGATGACAAAGGACCCTTAGAAAATCCAATGGGAAATGCAATTTAGCCTAGACGAGGAAGTGAGAGGAATGACCAAGTATCTGATTGGTTTCTTTAGGAAAGTGACAATTAATTATGCAAGGAGGGCTGAGTAAACAAAAATATAGTTaaaaacaaggaagagaaaatacaacTGAATACAAGGAGAAAAACCTGATTACCAAGATGTAATCTTGAAAATCCCATGAAGTGTGGAATCCCGGCACCAGACTTTTTCAGAAAGTTGATTGAGAATGCGGAGTGAAGAAACTTTTCAGAAATTCTAGTCCAAGAGAAAAATTAGTTATGTGTCATGTATATGTAAACATCAAACTTATTTTTTAGAGTGAAAAAAACACAACTTAAAATTAGTAATTGTACAATAAACATAAGCAATAAATGCAACACAAGTAATAAAatgcaatggaaataaaaatattttaaagttataatgAATTAGGAAGGAGAAGCTACAGGTAGAAGAagaaagaatgtgaagaaataaagatttggAGAAAGTCTGAAAATCATCTGAAGTGAGAATGAGGAATACCAGCAAATGACACTCTGCTGCCGTCTAGGGAGGCAGACACCACGGTTCCTGCTGtcctttgaagattttttttctgcagcATTCCAGAGTTTTCTCTTCTGGTTCataatttctttctccatttttaagcTCCTAACTTTACGTTTGAAACTATGCATTATTCTTTCACaagtatttacacatttattttatttagttttacattttttcaattgtggtaaaatacacataacataaaattcattgtttaagctattttaaagtgtacaattcacttGTATTTTTACCCTCACAAAGTGTGCAACCATCTTCAATATCCAGTTCCAGAATATTTTGATTACTCCAAAAGGAAACTCTATAACCGTCAAGCAGTCATACCCATTtccccctgcctccagcccccaatctactttctgtctctgtgaatttaccTATATGGGGTATTTCACATAAATGCAAATGCAGTTGTAAAATATGTGGGTTttttgtgtctgtatttttttacttagcataatgttttcaaagttcatccatgttgtagcatgtaccagtacttcattccttaaaaaaataaaaagattttatttttttaagagctgttttaggtttacaacaaaactgAGTGGAAAATCCGGAGCACTCCCATATCCCTCTCCTCTCACCCCTCTGTTTCCTCTGCTATGAACAGCTCGATCGGtgtagtacatttgttacaactcaTGAACTGATACCGATACACTATTTTCAACTAAAGTCCAGAGTTACATCAAGGTTCACTTTGTGTATTATATTTTCTGGGATTTCATAAATGATTTACATGTTTTTGGTACAAACATTTCTGACACACCTTTATGTACCCCTTACATTTTTGAAGACAAATTTGTTAATAAATATAGTagctttgctttaaaatatttttgatgctaCTTTGTTatgatttaatataattaaaaatattttatttaataatgtctGAGGTTAactgtcctttctttcttttctttctttcttttttttttttttttgaattggcCTGCCCACTCAACCTAATTTTTTACTTGTTAGTCCTATGGGCTTGTATAGGCCCaatagataaatacatacattttccCTAGGAGAGTGTCATGAAATGTGTTTTTCATCAGTCAAAATCTTTCACTATGTATTAAGAAACATATTTTCTGTTAGCTTCCCAAATTGGGGGTTGATTTGCTTTCTCAGTTCCAATTCCAGGTAGAAAAACCACAGGGAAAGAGACTGGTTGGTGCTTGGATAAGACGCCCCAAACATGGAAATAATTACTGTGACTAATGGATGAGTAACTGGATCGGCCCATCAAGGATCCCGTTCCTTCTCACTGCTGATGCACAGAGGGCTGGCTGTAGTCATGCAAAGCATGGCAACTCTCACAACTGATGTGCAGATTGGACGGATCTCAGTTTCAAGGAAAGGACAGGAAGAAACCAGAGAGAGTAATTCTGTCAACCCCCGTGCAGGACTTTGTCCTCACTTGTCAGAGACTATAAGTTCCTTTAAGgcagtgatatttttcttttctgtatatcCTCACAACCTAGAAAAATGGCATTTATTCGTTGGTCAACAAACATCTGTGGAATGTGTGAAAAGATTCataaatagaatatttattaaataccttaTCTGTAGAATTCACTGTGCTAGGTCCTAGAGTAAAATGCTTAATAAGACATAATTCCTGCCCTAagatatttctttcttctagtgaagtctctttgttttttgaatgtCTTACCAAATCTTCTTGAACTCTACTCAAAATGGGATTGCCAGAGTAGTCTAGCAATAGGAATCAATTGATGGAGTCAGGTGGTGAATTTAAGATTATTACATTGCTGGAAACCACGGGCTACTCGGAGACCCTTCACTGCTTGTTGACTTACCCGCAGCTAGAGATGAGGATATGCTGGATGGTGTTGTCCCTGAAAACATTTCTATAACCCTGATTCCAGTAGAGCATCAACTGTCACACAGTCTTTCACTGAACACCTCCAGCCTTTGCTCCCCAATGTCTAAGTTAGAAGGACAAAAAACCACTAAAGGGAGTGAAGTGACAGGTAGAAGAATCCTGCTATAGAATAAAGTAGGAATTTAATTCTTGCAGGAGACATACTGAAAACTCATTTGGTAACCTCATGCTGAATGTCTTGAGTATAAACAAAAGTCAAATACCCAAAACTGAACCCACTGCCCTTCCTGTTCCATGCCATACTTCCAATACCATTTGTACCCATTTTGCTGTTATCCCCACATATCCTCTCAGCCACCATGTCCATTTGATTATACCTACTAATATTTTCCCACCATTCACTTGCCTCGCTCCTGCTTTTACTACTTCTTGCCATTTAAGACGTTGCCTTAATTCAGTAAAGTTAATATTCTGGGATCTGGATTTATTCTTCTTGGGTTCAAATACTGGCTTTGCCCTCTAGTGGCCGTGTTTTAGGGAAATTTTGCCAAAGAGGTTTATCTTCCAAAAGAGATTGTTAAAGGGACTTGCCATTTAAGGATCTGCTGGCTGTACAGAAAAATCTAAGTAGATCTAAGTTGATCTCTTTTATTGTCAGAAAGAGAGGGTTTATTTGACAGGAGACGCTCGTATATTACATTCCGGAAGACGCAAGCTTCGTAATAAACAGCTGCAGAGGCTTAGATGCATTAAAGGCAAAGGAAACCCTCAACAGCGGGAAGAACATGGTCAGAAAGAACTGACTTTTTTCTCCGAAAACATACATTGCAAAGCCCTTTCCTTTTATATTCACATACTCACAATTCTGGACTTGCTGATCAGTGAgaacttgttttaaaaaaggggggaggggtgtgctctTCCTTCCCAGAAGGCTTGGTCTCCTGCTCAAATGGTTTATAGTTGTTTATTAGtcctccccaccccttggcaaagTCCAAGTTTAGAAGCTGATGGACACCAAAGTCTAAGGAAAAGACAAGCTGAGTCATTAACTTTTAAAAGACTTGAGCAGATTTCTGTGTATCTCCAACCGCAGCCTGTGTATTAAGAATTTACTCAACTGGGACCCTTCCCTTCATGCACCACACCCTCCTCCATATTTGATAACAAAAATAGTAggaagagagattttctttttaaatgtagctGTAAACATATTTACTTCAAAACACAGTAAGTGCCAGAACTGAAGAAAGGCCCACGCGTTTAGCTGGAGTTTTCTTGTGACAAATCGTTGCTGTCCACAAAGAGGGCTTCCCCAAAGGTAGCACTAGAGGAAACTCCCCCAGGCGTTTTCCAGCTGTTCCCACTTCTCTCCCCGTCTCCCTGTCTCTTTGC
It encodes the following:
- the LOC102537202 gene encoding LOW QUALITY PROTEIN: butyrophilin-like protein 2 (The sequence of the model RefSeq protein was modified relative to this genomic sequence to represent the inferred CDS: inserted 2 bases in 1 codon; substituted 1 base at 1 genomic stop codon); this encodes MVDFPGYSLSGIAASFLFVLLSMRQSDDFRVIGSARPVLAVVGEDAVLTCQLLPRRTAAHMEVRWHRSEPSTPVFAYRDGAEVTGTQMEGYRDRAEWIQDNIAEGTVALKIHSIQPSDDGQYWCRFQEGNYCGETSLWLRVAGLGSAPYIHMEESVENGVQLVCTAKGWFPEPQVSWQDITGEKLLTVSEHHVQDEDGLYYVESTLVVRNPLPEAVSCFIHNPTLTEEKGSHISIPEKLQAELASLKVIGPSQPILVRVGEDIRLTCSLSPKTNAQSMEVRWVRXPAVYVYMDGDHVAGEQMAEYRGRTVLVSDTINEGRLTLQINNARISDDGQYQCLFEKDGVYQEANLDLKIVGLGSSPLISVEEWKDGEIKLLCTSEGWFPQPHVQWRDVEGKAIPSFSQDLTQGSHGLFRVEAFLLITNSSTVNVTCSISNPLLGEEKVTAFSLSEFRMTFPRMIPIIWGLLLIGAVGLIWRCCCRRGKSTSFLHPREPLQLLQGKYKDLEKVXKSSEVRMRNTSK